A genome region from Hymenobacter tibetensis includes the following:
- a CDS encoding DNA topoisomerase IV subunit B, producing the protein MAEQQVPTATTPDHGYNEDSIRSLDWREHIRLRPGMYIGKLGDGSAYDDGIYVLVKEVIDNSIDEHIMGHGRTIDIKISDHRVQVRDYGRGVPLGKVVDVVSKINTGGKYDSKVFQKSVGLNGVGTKAVNALSNYFLVQSVREGMMKSAEFSQGNLVQDPKPVKTSQRNGTLITFQPDDTIFRNYRFIPEYLENQIWNYVYLNAGLTINFNGQKYYSENGLLDLLARKIDQESRRYDIIHLKGEDIELALTHGNDYGEEYYSFVNGQYTTQGGTHLSAFREAVVKTLREFYKKEYDAADIRGSIVAAISVRVQEPVFESQTKTKLGSMNMGPDGPTVRGFILDFVKEHLDNFLRMHPETADSLKKRIEQNERERKDMAGVKKLANQRAKKANLHNRKLRDCRFHLGEGKQEQEALTTLFITEGDSASGSITKSRNVETEAVFSLRGKPLNCFGLKKKIVYENEELNLLQHALNIEEGIEGLRYNRVVVATDADVDGMHIRLLLLTFFLQFFPDLVRNGHVFILETPLFRVRNKKNTIYCYNEQEKQAAMRQLGRNPEVTRFKGLGEISPDEFGKFIGDNIKLEPVILQSDRSIQQVLNYYMGKNTPARQEFIIENLRLEKDLVTSDVLPVAEVPEEDLA; encoded by the coding sequence ATGGCTGAACAGCAAGTACCCACCGCTACCACTCCCGACCACGGCTACAATGAAGACAGTATCCGTTCTTTGGATTGGCGCGAGCATATTCGGCTTCGGCCGGGCATGTACATTGGTAAGCTCGGCGATGGTTCCGCTTACGACGACGGCATTTATGTGTTGGTGAAAGAAGTCATTGACAACTCGATTGACGAGCACATAATGGGCCACGGCCGCACGATTGACATCAAAATATCCGACCACCGCGTGCAGGTGCGCGACTACGGGCGCGGTGTGCCGCTTGGGAAGGTGGTGGATGTAGTAAGTAAGATCAACACAGGCGGCAAATACGATAGTAAGGTCTTCCAGAAGTCTGTGGGCTTAAACGGAGTCGGCACCAAAGCGGTTAATGCGCTTAGCAATTACTTTTTAGTGCAGTCCGTCCGCGAGGGGATGATGAAGTCGGCGGAGTTTTCGCAGGGCAACTTGGTGCAAGACCCCAAGCCGGTGAAAACCAGCCAGCGCAACGGCACGCTCATCACCTTCCAGCCCGACGATACCATTTTCCGTAACTACCGCTTTATCCCGGAGTACCTGGAAAATCAGATCTGGAATTATGTGTACCTGAATGCGGGCCTGACCATCAATTTCAACGGTCAGAAATACTACTCCGAGAACGGGCTGCTCGATTTGCTGGCTCGCAAAATCGACCAGGAAAGCCGCCGCTACGACATCATCCACCTGAAAGGAGAGGATATCGAGCTGGCTCTAACCCACGGCAACGACTACGGCGAAGAGTATTATTCGTTTGTGAACGGGCAATACACCACGCAAGGCGGTACGCACCTCTCGGCTTTTCGCGAGGCAGTGGTCAAAACCCTGCGGGAGTTCTACAAAAAGGAGTATGATGCCGCCGACATTCGGGGTAGCATTGTGGCCGCTATTTCGGTGCGGGTGCAGGAGCCGGTGTTCGAGAGCCAAACCAAAACCAAGCTCGGCTCCATGAATATGGGCCCGGATGGCCCCACCGTGCGGGGCTTCATCCTGGACTTCGTGAAGGAGCACCTCGACAACTTCCTGCGTATGCACCCCGAAACAGCCGATTCGCTGAAGAAGCGCATCGAGCAGAACGAGCGGGAGCGCAAAGACATGGCGGGCGTGAAGAAGCTAGCCAACCAGCGGGCCAAGAAAGCCAACCTGCACAACCGCAAGCTCCGCGACTGCCGTTTCCACCTCGGCGAAGGCAAGCAGGAGCAGGAGGCCCTCACCACGCTCTTTATCACGGAAGGTGACTCGGCTTCGGGGTCCATCACCAAGAGCCGCAACGTGGAAACGGAAGCGGTGTTCAGCTTGCGTGGTAAGCCGCTGAACTGCTTTGGTCTGAAAAAGAAAATCGTGTACGAGAACGAAGAGCTGAACCTGCTACAGCATGCTCTCAACATCGAAGAAGGTATTGAAGGGTTGCGCTACAACCGCGTAGTAGTAGCCACCGATGCCGACGTAGATGGCATGCACATCCGGTTGCTGCTGCTGACCTTCTTTCTCCAGTTCTTCCCCGATTTGGTACGCAATGGGCACGTGTTCATTCTGGAAACTCCGCTTTTCCGCGTCCGCAACAAGAAGAACACCATTTACTGCTACAACGAACAGGAAAAGCAGGCCGCTATGCGCCAACTGGGCCGCAACCCCGAGGTTACGCGCTTTAAGGGCTTGGGTGAGATTTCGCCGGACGAGTTTGGTAAGTTCATTGGCGACAACATCAAGCTAGAGCCTGTGATTCTGCAATCCGACCGTTCGATTCAGCAAGTGCTCAACTATTACATGGGCAAAAATACCCCCGCTCGTCAGGAGTTTATTATTGAAAATCTGCGTTTGGAGAAGGACTTGGTAACGTCCGATGTACTTCCGGTGGCTGAAGTGCCCGAAGAAGACTTGGCGTAA
- the thrS gene encoding threonine--tRNA ligase — MIDITLPDGSVRQFVDGATGYDVASSISEGLARNALGVRVNGEVRDLHRPIGQNANLEILTWNDQDGKSAFWHSSAHLLAEALEALYPGVKLGIGPSIENGFYYDIDLGEGRTISTDDFPEIEKKMLELAKQKSQYERREVSKADAIAYFTEKADPYKLDLLERLEDGSITFYTQGNFTDLCRGPHIPDTSPIKAVKLLNVAGAYWRGDEKNKQLTRIYGITFPKAKELTEYLERLEEAKRRDHRKLGKELELFAFSDKVGAGLPLWLPKGTMLRERLEQFLRKAQVKAGYQPVVTPHIGAKDLYVTSGHYEKYGADSFQPIKTPNPGEEFFLKPMNCPHHCEIYKTKPRSYRDLPLRLAEFGTVYRYEQSGELHGLTRVRGFTQDDAHIFCRPDQVKEEFLKVIDIVLYVLKALDFPEFTAQISLRDPENKTKYIGSDENWSRAESAIQEAAAEKGLTTVTELGEAAFYGPKLDFMVRDALGRKWQLGTIQVDYNLPERFDLEYVAPDNSRQRPVMIHRAPFGSLERFVAVLIEHCAGNFPLWLSPEQFAVLPISEKYHDYAQQVYDALLQAELRGNVDHRDEKIGRKIRDAEVSKVPYMLIVGEKEQENGIVSVRKHGEGDVGSMPIADFIKSFQTQVADMMDGKAV; from the coding sequence ATGATTGACATCACGCTTCCCGACGGCTCGGTGCGCCAGTTTGTAGATGGCGCCACGGGCTACGATGTAGCTTCCAGTATCAGTGAAGGCTTGGCCCGCAATGCGCTAGGCGTACGCGTAAATGGCGAAGTGCGCGACTTGCACCGCCCCATTGGCCAAAATGCCAACCTGGAAATCCTAACCTGGAACGACCAGGACGGCAAGTCCGCCTTCTGGCACTCGTCGGCTCACTTGCTGGCGGAAGCCCTCGAAGCGCTATATCCTGGCGTGAAACTTGGCATCGGCCCAAGCATCGAGAATGGCTTCTACTACGACATTGACTTGGGCGAGGGCCGCACTATCTCCACCGATGACTTCCCGGAAATCGAGAAGAAAATGCTGGAACTGGCCAAGCAGAAAAGCCAGTATGAGCGCCGTGAGGTAAGCAAGGCCGACGCCATTGCGTATTTCACGGAAAAGGCCGACCCGTATAAACTAGACTTGTTGGAGCGCCTTGAAGACGGCTCCATCACCTTCTATACGCAAGGCAACTTCACCGACCTTTGCCGGGGCCCACATATTCCGGATACCAGCCCTATTAAGGCAGTTAAGCTGTTGAACGTGGCCGGGGCTTATTGGCGCGGCGACGAAAAGAACAAGCAGCTCACGCGTATCTACGGCATCACGTTCCCCAAAGCCAAAGAGCTAACGGAGTATCTTGAGCGGCTGGAAGAGGCCAAGCGCCGTGACCACCGCAAGCTGGGCAAAGAGCTAGAGCTGTTTGCGTTTTCCGACAAAGTAGGAGCCGGGCTGCCCTTGTGGCTGCCCAAAGGCACGATGTTGCGCGAGCGGCTAGAGCAGTTTCTGCGCAAAGCACAAGTGAAAGCTGGCTATCAGCCCGTCGTGACCCCGCACATTGGGGCCAAAGACCTGTACGTAACTAGCGGCCACTACGAGAAGTACGGCGCCGACTCGTTTCAGCCCATCAAGACACCCAACCCGGGCGAGGAATTTTTCCTGAAGCCCATGAACTGCCCGCATCATTGCGAGATCTACAAGACTAAGCCCCGTTCGTACCGCGACCTGCCGTTGCGCCTGGCGGAGTTTGGCACCGTGTATCGTTACGAGCAGAGCGGCGAACTACACGGCCTGACTCGTGTGCGCGGTTTCACGCAAGATGACGCCCACATTTTCTGCCGCCCCGACCAGGTGAAGGAAGAGTTCCTGAAAGTAATCGACATCGTGCTGTACGTGCTGAAGGCGCTGGACTTTCCTGAGTTCACGGCCCAGATTTCGCTTCGTGACCCAGAAAACAAGACCAAGTACATCGGGTCCGACGAAAACTGGTCTCGCGCCGAATCGGCCATTCAGGAAGCTGCCGCTGAGAAAGGCCTCACTACCGTAACTGAGTTAGGCGAGGCGGCTTTCTACGGTCCTAAGCTCGACTTCATGGTGCGCGATGCCCTCGGCCGCAAGTGGCAGCTGGGGACTATTCAGGTGGATTACAATTTACCTGAACGTTTCGATTTGGAATATGTGGCTCCCGACAACTCGCGGCAGCGCCCTGTCATGATTCACCGGGCTCCGTTCGGTTCGCTGGAGCGCTTTGTAGCGGTGTTGATTGAGCACTGTGCCGGCAACTTCCCACTGTGGCTTTCGCCCGAGCAATTTGCCGTGCTGCCTATCTCCGAAAAGTATCATGACTATGCGCAGCAGGTATACGATGCGCTGTTGCAGGCAGAACTACGCGGAAACGTGGATCACCGCGACGAAAAAATTGGTCGTAAAATCCGCGACGCCGAAGTGTCGAAAGTGCCTTACATGCTCATAGTAGGGGAGAAAGAGCAGGAAAACGGTATTGTGTCAGTGCGTAAACATGGAGAAGGCGACGTCGGCTCAATGCCGATTGCCGACTTTATTAAGAGCTTTCAGACCCAAGTGGCAGACATGATGGACGGCAAAGCCGTATAA
- a CDS encoding tetratricopeptide repeat protein produces MKLFVRLLLLVLLAWLPATPGAAQFRKPKPKPAPPVESPLSAEVNRLLAEARVLQLQYKESEALAKYELVLSKAPATYEALWKAAVLSVHIGSRYTDETRKIAYFSAARLYSSRALVIRPEGAESNYVEALALANQATLLTARARLLAYSEMKPYIFKAVALRPDFADAWQLYGRWHFRVDHYNLLERIYSRFFLGGTPGDASSDIAIEALTRAHELEPQRIQFAYDLARIHLTQQHRTRAIAALQDAIEITPETAEQLEISRRCRKLLVQLNRKMLKQVQNRVRELE; encoded by the coding sequence ATGAAGTTGTTTGTTCGTTTGCTTTTGCTGGTGCTGCTGGCGTGGCTGCCTGCCACGCCGGGTGCAGCGCAGTTTCGCAAACCCAAACCCAAGCCAGCGCCCCCAGTGGAGTCGCCGCTTTCGGCGGAGGTGAACAGACTATTGGCAGAAGCCCGGGTGTTGCAACTGCAATACAAAGAATCGGAGGCGCTAGCCAAGTACGAGTTGGTGTTGTCCAAGGCGCCCGCCACCTATGAGGCATTATGGAAGGCTGCTGTGCTGAGCGTCCACATTGGCTCACGCTATACCGACGAAACCCGGAAAATAGCCTATTTCTCTGCCGCTCGGCTCTATTCTAGTCGAGCCTTGGTTATACGCCCTGAAGGCGCCGAGAGCAACTACGTGGAGGCGCTGGCCCTCGCCAATCAGGCAACACTGCTCACTGCCCGTGCCCGGCTGTTAGCGTACAGTGAAATGAAGCCGTACATCTTCAAAGCGGTGGCGCTACGGCCCGACTTTGCGGATGCTTGGCAGCTGTACGGCCGTTGGCACTTCCGCGTCGACCACTATAACTTGCTGGAACGCATTTACAGCCGGTTTTTCTTAGGTGGCACCCCGGGCGATGCAAGTAGTGATATTGCCATCGAAGCTCTAACGCGGGCACATGAGTTGGAGCCGCAGCGCATACAGTTTGCCTACGATTTAGCCAGAATTCATCTGACCCAACAGCACCGTACCCGCGCTATAGCGGCCCTACAAGATGCCATTGAAATCACGCCCGAAACGGCAGAGCAACTAGAAATCAGCCGGCGCTGCCGCAAACTACTGGTGCAGCTCAACCGCAAAATGCTCAAGCAAGTGCAGAACCGTGTGCGTGAGTTAGAGTAA
- a CDS encoding tetratricopeptide repeat protein, with amino-acid sequence MPETMVSLATVESGPKIQAEELDGAISRQPRNASLYGRRAAFRLDAGQVELALQDINQALELDDAPGEFYFTKSRALRAQSKYKAALEAADDASQHGYASAELNLLVGETYLASREYQTAIDYLDRALQQQPDHSAALFYKGVAYVGLQDTVQALDYLRASLARDPRQPETLHQLAFLSNAYRQPAMAAIYATRGLKLAPTYGPLLYDYGRQFELQNLPDSATRIYAKVVQLDTTFYRADYRLGLAAYKKRNYAVAITHLQRALRRSARLADARQMLAESFESLSRYAEAADQYRLLVAENPGNRHWTYKAWKVGNRARGVIVDETPRQAAAPEEQLEPISALRPRL; translated from the coding sequence ATGCCCGAAACAATGGTTAGCCTGGCGACGGTGGAGAGTGGCCCCAAGATCCAGGCCGAAGAGCTAGACGGAGCTATTAGCCGCCAGCCCCGTAATGCCTCGCTGTACGGCCGTCGGGCCGCTTTCCGCCTCGATGCCGGCCAGGTGGAACTAGCGCTGCAAGACATCAACCAAGCTCTCGAACTCGACGATGCTCCGGGTGAGTTTTATTTCACAAAATCCCGTGCCCTCCGGGCCCAAAGCAAGTACAAAGCTGCTTTGGAAGCTGCCGACGACGCTTCGCAGCATGGCTATGCGTCGGCAGAGCTGAATCTGCTGGTTGGCGAAACGTACCTGGCCTCGCGCGAATACCAAACGGCCATCGACTACCTCGACCGCGCCTTGCAGCAGCAACCCGACCATTCTGCCGCTTTGTTTTACAAGGGTGTGGCCTACGTAGGACTGCAAGACACTGTACAGGCGCTTGACTATTTGCGGGCCAGTTTGGCGCGTGACCCTCGCCAGCCCGAAACGTTGCACCAATTGGCTTTTCTCTCCAACGCGTACCGGCAACCCGCTATGGCTGCCATCTACGCCACTCGGGGATTGAAGCTTGCACCCACGTACGGCCCTCTTTTGTACGACTACGGCCGGCAATTTGAATTGCAGAACCTACCGGATAGTGCCACCCGCATCTACGCCAAAGTAGTACAACTTGACACCACCTTCTACCGGGCTGATTATCGGTTGGGATTAGCCGCATACAAGAAACGGAATTACGCAGTAGCCATTACGCACTTGCAGCGAGCATTGCGCCGCTCTGCGCGACTGGCCGATGCCCGTCAGATGTTGGCTGAAAGCTTCGAGAGCCTCAGCCGGTACGCGGAGGCAGCCGATCAGTATCGGTTGCTGGTTGCGGAAAACCCAGGTAACCGCCACTGGACGTACAAGGCGTGGAAGGTAGGAAACCGGGCCCGTGGTGTCATCGTGGATGAAACCCCGCGGCAGGCAGCAGCGCCAGAAGAACAATTGGAGCCTATTTCCGCTCTGCGCCCTCGGCTCTAG
- a CDS encoding DNA gyrase/topoisomerase IV subunit A, with product MTEQAEEEPKFAPGETIHDVATVNGMYQNWFLDYASYVILERAVPAIEDGLKPVQRRILHAMNEMDDGRFNKVANVIGQTMQYHPHGDASIGDAMVNLGQKDLLIETQGNWGDIRTGDSAAAPRYIEARLSKFALEVVFNPDITEWQMSYDGRKREPTTLPVKFPLLLAQGVEGIAVGLSTKIMPHNFRELCKASIDVLRGRDIQLFPDFPTGGLCDISNYNSGQRGAKIRLRATIEKVDKTMLVIRDIPYGTTTTALMESIVKASEANKIKIRKVVDNTAAAVEIQVHLPAGVSPDLTMDALYAFTDCEVSISPNTCVIIEDKPRFVGVEDMLRLSTQKTVRLLERELEIRQEELQEKWHSASLEKIFIENRIYRKIEECETWEDILATIDAGLRKFVRIEGEKPKANDTRLVLRRAITEDDLTRLTEIRIKRISKFDGFKAEEYILRLETELAEVADHLANITRYAIHYFEGLLKKYGQSRERKTQLRTFDVVTAQKVAVANQKLYVNRQDGFVGFGLKKDKDDSVVFVCDCSDLDDIIAIKRDGTFVVSRIAEKTFVGKDILHVGVYNKNDDRMVYNMVYLDGASGISFAKRFLVTGITRDRTYDLTKGTKGTKVLYLTANPNSESEIVSVQLSDKAPARVKQFDFDFAELAIKGKGSMGNIVTKQPIKKITQKTLGDSTLGGREVFFDSVVGRLNHAGHGRYLGAFDTDDMLLRVYKDGAYELTPPDLSLHFDTANMVILRKFEPDTVISAVYVEGESKTHYVKRFKIETTSSKRFVFISETKGSKLLCATCHPEPQVEIKLQRDKKADKENEKLHLHQFIDVKGWKAMGNKLNYFKVHAVALLTDEGPEPQRREIKKRSAAPAPRAAASESDTEEAVPLPELTGPVDISDADVAQAQAILKTPKSQLKLF from the coding sequence ATAACCGAGCAGGCAGAAGAAGAGCCGAAATTTGCGCCGGGCGAAACCATCCATGACGTAGCCACCGTGAACGGCATGTACCAGAACTGGTTTCTGGACTACGCCAGCTACGTGATTCTGGAGCGGGCTGTGCCGGCCATTGAAGATGGCCTCAAGCCCGTGCAGCGCCGCATCCTGCACGCTATGAACGAAATGGATGATGGCCGCTTCAACAAAGTAGCCAACGTCATTGGGCAAACCATGCAGTATCACCCACACGGCGATGCCTCCATCGGCGACGCTATGGTGAACCTGGGCCAGAAGGATTTGCTGATTGAAACGCAGGGCAACTGGGGCGACATTCGCACTGGCGACAGTGCGGCAGCACCCCGCTACATCGAAGCTCGCCTGAGCAAGTTTGCGCTGGAGGTGGTCTTCAACCCCGACATTACGGAGTGGCAGATGAGCTACGACGGCCGCAAGCGCGAGCCGACCACGTTGCCGGTGAAGTTTCCGCTGCTGTTAGCGCAGGGCGTGGAGGGTATTGCGGTGGGCTTGAGCACGAAAATCATGCCCCACAACTTCCGCGAGTTGTGTAAAGCCAGCATTGATGTGCTGCGGGGCCGTGATATTCAGTTGTTTCCCGATTTTCCAACGGGTGGCCTCTGCGACATAAGCAATTACAATTCCGGTCAGCGGGGTGCCAAAATCCGCTTGCGCGCTACCATCGAGAAGGTCGATAAAACCATGCTCGTCATCCGCGACATTCCGTACGGCACCACCACCACGGCGCTGATGGAAAGCATCGTGAAGGCCTCGGAAGCCAACAAAATCAAGATTCGGAAGGTAGTTGACAACACGGCGGCGGCCGTGGAAATCCAGGTGCACTTGCCCGCAGGCGTGTCGCCGGACCTGACCATGGATGCGCTCTACGCCTTCACCGACTGCGAGGTCAGCATTTCGCCCAACACCTGCGTTATTATCGAGGATAAGCCACGCTTTGTGGGCGTAGAAGACATGTTGCGCCTGAGCACCCAGAAAACGGTGCGCTTGCTGGAGCGAGAACTGGAAATCAGACAAGAGGAGCTGCAGGAAAAGTGGCATTCCGCTTCGCTGGAAAAGATTTTCATCGAGAACCGCATCTACCGCAAAATCGAGGAGTGCGAAACCTGGGAAGACATACTCGCCACTATTGATGCCGGCTTAAGAAAGTTTGTGCGCATTGAAGGCGAGAAGCCCAAAGCCAACGACACGCGCCTCGTGCTCCGCCGCGCCATCACCGAAGACGACTTGACGCGCCTGACCGAAATCCGCATCAAGCGCATCAGTAAGTTCGACGGTTTCAAGGCCGAGGAGTACATCTTGCGGTTGGAAACTGAGCTGGCGGAAGTAGCCGACCACTTGGCTAACATCACTCGCTACGCCATTCACTACTTCGAGGGCCTGCTGAAAAAGTACGGCCAGAGCCGGGAGCGTAAAACGCAACTGCGCACCTTCGACGTGGTAACGGCCCAGAAAGTGGCCGTGGCCAACCAGAAGCTGTACGTAAACCGCCAAGATGGCTTTGTAGGCTTCGGTCTGAAAAAAGACAAAGACGATTCGGTGGTGTTTGTGTGTGACTGCTCCGACCTAGATGACATCATCGCCATCAAGCGCGACGGCACGTTTGTAGTAAGCCGGATTGCCGAGAAAACCTTCGTTGGCAAGGACATCCTGCACGTGGGCGTTTACAACAAGAATGACGACCGGATGGTGTACAACATGGTGTACTTGGATGGCGCCAGCGGCATCAGCTTCGCGAAGCGCTTCCTAGTTACGGGCATCACCCGCGACCGTACGTATGACCTGACCAAGGGCACCAAGGGCACCAAAGTGCTGTATCTGACGGCTAACCCTAACTCGGAAAGCGAGATTGTAAGCGTACAGCTCTCCGACAAAGCACCCGCCCGCGTCAAGCAGTTTGATTTCGACTTTGCCGAGCTAGCTATCAAAGGCAAAGGCTCGATGGGCAACATCGTAACCAAGCAGCCAATCAAGAAGATAACCCAGAAAACCTTGGGCGACAGCACCCTAGGCGGACGGGAAGTATTCTTCGACAGCGTGGTAGGCCGCCTCAACCACGCCGGCCACGGCCGCTACCTAGGCGCCTTCGACACCGACGATATGCTGCTGCGAGTGTATAAGGATGGCGCGTATGAATTAACGCCACCTGACCTCTCGTTGCACTTCGATACAGCCAACATGGTGATCTTGCGCAAGTTCGAGCCCGATACGGTAATCAGCGCCGTATATGTCGAAGGTGAGTCCAAGACGCACTATGTAAAGCGCTTCAAAATCGAGACTACGTCGTCTAAGCGCTTCGTCTTTATTTCGGAAACAAAGGGTTCCAAGCTCCTGTGCGCCACTTGCCATCCTGAGCCGCAGGTAGAAATAAAGCTACAGCGCGATAAAAAGGCTGATAAGGAAAATGAAAAGCTTCACCTCCACCAGTTTATTGATGTGAAAGGGTGGAAGGCGATGGGCAACAAGCTGAACTACTTCAAGGTGCACGCCGTGGCGCTGCTCACCGACGAAGGCCCCGAGCCGCAACGCCGCGAAATAAAGAAACGCAGTGCTGCCCCCGCCCCGCGCGCCGCAGCCAGTGAGAGTGACACCGAGGAAGCGGTTCCGCTACCCGAACTAACCGGACCAGTGGACATTTCAGACGCCGATGTAGCGCAAGCTCAGGCCATTCTCAAAACGCCTAAGTCCCAGCTAAAGCTGTTTTAA
- a CDS encoding AI-2E family transporter: MLGSVLLIYALRVLDDILLPLVFSALFALLLLPLCRWLEDHRVGRVWAIILCLLFLVLIFAGIVIGFGSQLTQFKDEIPKLQVKLMEFFNNAQQWAHSKFGYQPMSLEEVKDSSIKALKKSGGSYLGTTLNTTSAVVGNLAQVFIYIFCLLLYRDHLRQFMFRFVTPDKRTSVLHTVDSIQTVVQAYISGLLKVIAIVAILNAIGLLALGVKFAIFFAIFASVLAIIPYIGIMIGATLPAIITLVETGSPLKAAGVVGVFVAVQFLEGNFITPMITGSQVSINPLAAILALILGNALWGTPGMILSIPLMAVIKVVLDSNKTTEPWGFLLGDTAEGEDSVKPGNQTPGFVGRLWARLRGAPS, encoded by the coding sequence ATGCTGGGAAGTGTTTTGCTGATATATGCACTGCGCGTTCTTGATGATATTCTGCTGCCGCTTGTGTTTTCGGCCCTGTTCGCGCTGCTGCTGCTGCCGCTGTGCCGCTGGCTGGAGGACCACCGCGTCGGGCGGGTTTGGGCCATTATCCTGTGCCTGCTGTTTCTGGTGCTGATTTTTGCAGGTATAGTTATCGGCTTTGGCTCGCAACTCACGCAGTTCAAAGACGAGATACCCAAACTGCAAGTGAAGCTGATGGAGTTTTTCAACAACGCACAGCAATGGGCTCACTCGAAATTCGGCTACCAGCCCATGAGCTTGGAAGAGGTGAAGGACTCCTCAATCAAGGCACTCAAAAAGTCAGGCGGCTCTTATTTGGGCACCACTCTGAATACCACTTCCGCGGTGGTGGGCAACCTGGCGCAGGTGTTTATCTACATCTTCTGCTTGCTGCTCTACCGCGACCATCTGCGGCAATTCATGTTCCGCTTCGTGACGCCCGACAAGCGCACCTCGGTGCTACACACCGTGGATAGCATTCAAACGGTGGTGCAAGCCTATATTTCTGGCCTGTTGAAAGTTATTGCCATCGTGGCTATTCTCAACGCTATTGGGCTGTTGGCGCTGGGAGTGAAATTTGCCATCTTCTTTGCCATTTTCGCCTCGGTACTGGCTATCATTCCCTACATCGGTATTATGATTGGGGCCACGCTACCAGCTATTATCACGCTAGTTGAAACGGGCTCCCCGCTGAAAGCCGCTGGTGTGGTTGGGGTGTTTGTGGCGGTGCAGTTCCTGGAAGGCAACTTTATCACCCCCATGATTACGGGTTCCCAAGTAAGCATCAACCCGCTAGCTGCCATCCTAGCCCTGATTCTAGGCAACGCCCTGTGGGGCACGCCCGGCATGATTCTGAGTATTCCGTTGATGGCTGTTATCAAGGTGGTGCTAGATTCCAACAAAACCACGGAGCCCTGGGGCT
- the rpmI gene encoding 50S ribosomal protein L35: protein MPKMKTKSGAKKRFTLTGTGKIKRKHAFKSHILTKKTTKQKRNLTHVTLVSSADMNRVKDMLNM from the coding sequence ATGCCGAAAATGAAAACGAAGTCCGGCGCCAAGAAGCGTTTCACGCTGACCGGAACGGGCAAAATCAAGCGTAAGCACGCTTTCAAGAGCCACATCTTGACCAAAAAGACCACCAAGCAAAAGCGTAACCTCACGCACGTAACCTTGGTAAGCTCGGCGGACATGAACCGTGTGAAAGACATGCTTAACATGTAA